In one window of Desulfonatronospira thiodismutans ASO3-1 DNA:
- a CDS encoding aldehyde ferredoxin oxidoreductase N-terminal domain-containing protein, producing MTSSFKVMVVDLGKNKSSLEYFDARREWIGGSGLAAGLFSHFGLPGEDAFHPDQPLILAIGPLTGYFPLMSKTIMGFMSPYNNQYAESHGGGRSALALKFAGYDALVVRGKAEKPTCIGLGSREVHIQDVHFLKGMDIFKTGKKMRSLKPTNPGHRSILRIGPAGENLVRYACVNVDTYRHFGRMGSGAVMGAKNLKGIILSGDSHVDLDPDLSKEYNKVYKDIYNTVVQSGAMRKYHDLGTPENILPLNELQALPWRNMQSTYDENAGGISGEKFGQDQLLRQVACAGCPVGCIHIGLLRERFGQEHEYLYRQVSYDYEPIFGMGTMLGVDTAPGVLTLLEDVEKMGLDAISAGVALAWATEALQKKIITREHTLTDLEFGNVQAYREALDHLTRQPNEFYQALAGGTMKAAEKYGGEDFACVLGQEMAGYATGENYFVSQALGFRHSHLDTGAYGLDQEQDSRNIDKAIEYMQDQEDYRVLMCSMVGCLFARKAYPKENILRALNSLGYDYTQEELDACVEKIKHHRWALKFRTGFKPEDVKIPSRFKEITTWKGKTDPEYMDKLKSKYQEVLREMASAHEKRQGENQ from the coding sequence ATGACAAGCAGCTTCAAAGTAATGGTGGTGGATCTTGGCAAAAACAAGTCCTCCCTGGAATATTTCGATGCCCGCCGGGAATGGATCGGAGGCAGCGGCCTGGCTGCCGGTCTTTTCAGTCATTTCGGCCTTCCCGGCGAAGACGCATTTCATCCGGATCAGCCTCTGATTCTGGCCATCGGACCCCTGACCGGCTACTTTCCCCTCATGAGCAAGACCATCATGGGATTTATGTCCCCCTACAACAACCAGTACGCTGAGTCCCACGGCGGTGGAAGATCCGCCCTGGCTCTAAAATTTGCCGGATACGACGCCCTCGTCGTCCGGGGAAAGGCTGAAAAACCCACCTGTATCGGGCTGGGCTCCAGAGAAGTTCACATACAGGACGTGCACTTTTTAAAAGGCATGGATATATTCAAAACAGGCAAAAAGATGCGCAGCCTGAAGCCCACCAATCCAGGGCACAGAAGCATCCTGCGCATCGGCCCCGCCGGGGAAAACCTGGTGCGCTACGCCTGCGTAAATGTAGACACCTATCGCCATTTCGGCCGCATGGGCAGCGGTGCGGTCATGGGAGCCAAGAACCTCAAGGGCATCATCCTGTCCGGGGACAGCCACGTGGACCTGGATCCTGACCTTAGCAAGGAATACAACAAGGTCTACAAGGATATCTATAATACTGTGGTGCAAAGCGGGGCCATGCGCAAGTACCACGACCTGGGCACCCCGGAAAATATCCTGCCCCTGAACGAATTGCAGGCCCTTCCCTGGCGCAATATGCAAAGCACTTATGATGAAAATGCCGGGGGTATATCCGGGGAAAAGTTCGGCCAGGACCAGCTGTTAAGGCAGGTGGCCTGTGCAGGATGCCCTGTGGGATGCATTCATATAGGTCTCTTGCGCGAACGCTTCGGCCAGGAGCACGAATACCTGTACCGCCAGGTTTCCTACGACTACGAACCCATCTTCGGCATGGGCACCATGCTTGGAGTTGACACGGCCCCCGGGGTTTTGACCCTTTTGGAGGACGTGGAAAAAATGGGACTGGATGCCATCAGTGCCGGGGTTGCCCTGGCCTGGGCCACCGAAGCCCTGCAAAAGAAAATCATCACCAGGGAACATACCCTGACAGACCTGGAGTTCGGCAATGTTCAGGCTTACAGGGAGGCGCTGGATCACCTGACCCGGCAGCCCAATGAGTTTTACCAGGCACTGGCCGGGGGAACCATGAAAGCCGCAGAAAAATACGGCGGCGAAGATTTTGCCTGCGTTCTGGGTCAGGAAATGGCCGGGTATGCCACCGGGGAAAACTACTTCGTCAGCCAGGCCTTAGGGTTCAGGCATTCTCATCTGGACACCGGAGCATACGGCCTTGACCAGGAACAGGACTCCAGAAACATAGACAAAGCCATAGAATATATGCAGGATCAGGAGGATTACAGGGTCCTTATGTGTTCCATGGTCGGCTGTCTCTTCGCCCGCAAGGCATATCCCAAAGAAAATATTCTCAGGGCCTTGAATTCCCTTGGATATGATTATACACAGGAGGAACTGGACGCCTGTGTGGAAAAGATCAAGCATCACCGCTGGGCGCTAAAGTTCAGGACCGGATTCAAACCTGAAGACGTCAAAATTCCATCCAGGTTCAAGGAGATAACCACCTGGAAGGGCAAAACAGACCCGGAGTATATGGACAAGCTTAAAAGTAAATACCAGGAAGTACTCCGGGAAATGGCCAGTGCGCACGAAAAGAGGCAGGGAGAAAATCAATGA
- a CDS encoding trimethylamine methyltransferase family protein has protein sequence MASDKTNCTVNRSPRFSFLSEDQKQTIFHGMLKVLQDTGANVHHEQAREIFKKHGCKVDGIRVYIPPKLVRQALQSVPLMTTIFDWEGNPRIYIEENRSYFGPGPTLVYFRDPYTMERRKCLRQDATTVARVCDALPNIGFVEGLVTISDVPRGTDDVYEFADMIQNTTTPIMAWSYQRGGARDIHRIGCIMAGGEEAFRKKPNYILYSEPISPLVSDFHAIDKLMYCAEQGIPQDYSPCAIGGGTVPATHAGQLVVALSESMVGVVLSQLINPGTCIILGGVQSILDMRRGIYAYGAPELNVLSGGLTEMARYCGLPMFGTAGCTDTKVMEIQSGIEATLQIHTSMLTGANFVHDCGYTESGKTGDIFQTVMDDEIISMARIIEDGIEVNEETLSVDVINRVGSGGHYLYEDHTMKWFRKHWRPTLMDRQSYEDWVKNGSQTMQDRIIKKTRDILETHEGPISRVPRDVQKDVQKVVDEAVERVEREGLD, from the coding sequence ATGGCCAGTGATAAAACCAACTGCACAGTAAACCGCAGTCCAAGGTTTTCCTTTCTATCAGAGGATCAGAAGCAGACCATATTTCACGGAATGCTCAAGGTCCTTCAGGACACCGGGGCCAACGTTCACCATGAACAGGCCCGGGAAATATTCAAAAAACATGGATGCAAAGTCGACGGCATCCGGGTATATATCCCCCCCAAACTGGTGCGCCAGGCCCTGCAGTCAGTGCCGCTCATGACCACCATTTTCGACTGGGAGGGAAATCCACGCATCTATATCGAGGAAAACCGCAGCTATTTCGGTCCCGGCCCTACCCTGGTATACTTTCGCGACCCCTATACCATGGAGCGCCGCAAATGCCTGCGCCAGGACGCCACAACCGTGGCCCGGGTCTGCGACGCCCTGCCCAATATAGGCTTTGTGGAGGGCCTGGTGACCATAAGCGACGTCCCCCGGGGAACTGATGACGTATACGAGTTCGCGGACATGATCCAGAACACCACCACCCCCATTATGGCCTGGTCCTACCAGCGCGGCGGGGCCCGGGATATCCACCGCATCGGCTGCATCATGGCCGGCGGGGAAGAGGCTTTCCGGAAAAAGCCCAACTATATCCTGTACAGCGAGCCCATCTCACCGCTGGTGAGCGATTTCCACGCCATTGACAAGCTAATGTACTGCGCCGAACAGGGCATTCCCCAGGACTACAGCCCCTGCGCCATCGGCGGCGGCACAGTCCCGGCCACCCATGCCGGGCAGCTGGTGGTGGCCCTGTCCGAATCCATGGTGGGCGTAGTTCTGTCCCAGCTCATTAATCCCGGCACCTGCATCATCCTGGGCGGGGTGCAGTCCATCCTGGACATGCGCCGGGGCATTTACGCCTACGGAGCACCCGAGCTCAATGTACTGAGCGGAGGACTCACGGAAATGGCCCGGTACTGCGGCCTGCCCATGTTCGGCACAGCCGGGTGCACCGATACCAAGGTCATGGAAATCCAGTCCGGCATCGAAGCCACCCTGCAGATCCACACCTCCATGCTCACGGGCGCCAACTTCGTCCATGACTGCGGCTACACCGAGTCAGGCAAGACCGGAGACATATTCCAGACGGTGATGGACGACGAAATCATCAGCATGGCCCGCATCATAGAGGACGGCATAGAGGTCAACGAAGAGACCCTGTCCGTGGACGTGATAAACAGGGTGGGCTCCGGAGGCCACTACCTCTACGAAGACCATACCATGAAATGGTTCCGCAAACACTGGCGTCCCACCCTCATGGACCGGCAGAGCTACGAGGACTGGGTCAAAAACGGCAGCCAGACCATGCAGGACCGCATCATCAAAAAAACCAGGGACATCCTGGAAACCCACGAAGGTCCCATTTCCAGAGTCCCCAGGGACGTGCAGAAAGATGTCCAGAAAGTGGTGGACGAAGCCGTGGAAAGAGTGGAACGGGAAGGACTGGATTAA
- a CDS encoding trimethylamine methyltransferase family protein produces MPKINQTIQTTPKFRVLSENQIEMIYSAALDVIQRTGARFHHDEALELFKNSEAVVSDGNLVRVPISLVEKAIKSHPRKINLTGRTAKHRIKLEKDTVNFGTGSDLPFTYDRETGERRRTNYNDVVNAARIVDFLPNLDFFMSHGIVQDVPNPQTYDRHQFMAMLKGCTKPMVLTSVDGEGLEDLWKMASLFRGGEKEYRLEPMFVTYIEPISPLKNDNTAVEKLLFSAEKGIPCMYTPCPSSGATAPATMAGMLVQSLSETMMASVLTYLKNPGMPLVMGGVTTVLDMITTTYSYGAPELSLASAANTDISKWLGLPMFSTGGCTDSKVLDEQAAIESATSNYYAYLSGASLVHDVGYIDSGVNASLESLVMNDEIIGMIRQIGKGINTEDEYLALDLIDKIGPGGEYLTSEHTLTHYKDWFQPRLQDRSDYETWVREGKKTMNDRIKEETERILQEHQPEPIDDKLQKELEKIIDAAEQRHSK; encoded by the coding sequence ATGCCCAAAATCAATCAAACCATACAGACAACCCCCAAGTTCAGGGTTTTGTCCGAGAATCAGATCGAGATGATCTATTCTGCGGCCCTGGACGTTATACAGCGTACCGGGGCCAGGTTTCACCACGATGAGGCCCTGGAGCTGTTTAAAAACAGCGAGGCTGTGGTTTCCGACGGCAACCTGGTCCGGGTGCCCATTTCTCTGGTGGAAAAGGCCATCAAGAGTCACCCCCGCAAGATCAACCTCACCGGCAGGACCGCAAAACACAGAATCAAACTGGAAAAGGACACGGTAAACTTCGGCACGGGTTCGGACCTGCCCTTTACCTATGACCGCGAAACCGGCGAACGCAGGCGCACCAACTACAACGACGTTGTAAACGCCGCCCGCATCGTGGACTTTCTGCCCAACCTGGACTTTTTCATGTCCCACGGCATAGTCCAGGACGTACCCAACCCCCAGACCTACGATCGGCACCAGTTCATGGCCATGCTCAAGGGCTGCACCAAGCCCATGGTCCTGACCTCTGTAGACGGTGAAGGACTGGAGGATCTGTGGAAAATGGCTTCTTTGTTCCGGGGAGGGGAAAAGGAATACCGCCTGGAGCCCATGTTCGTTACATACATTGAGCCCATCTCTCCCCTTAAAAACGACAATACAGCAGTGGAAAAGCTTCTTTTCTCCGCAGAAAAAGGCATTCCCTGCATGTATACCCCATGCCCCAGTTCCGGAGCCACAGCCCCGGCCACCATGGCCGGCATGCTGGTGCAGTCTCTGTCCGAAACCATGATGGCCTCGGTACTCACCTATCTCAAAAACCCGGGCATGCCCCTGGTAATGGGCGGAGTGACCACTGTCCTGGACATGATCACCACCACCTACTCCTACGGCGCACCGGAACTGTCCCTGGCCTCGGCAGCCAATACGGATATCTCCAAGTGGCTGGGCCTGCCCATGTTTTCCACCGGCGGATGCACCGACTCCAAGGTCCTGGACGAGCAGGCGGCCATTGAATCCGCCACAAGCAACTACTACGCCTATCTTTCAGGAGCCAGCCTCGTGCACGACGTGGGCTATATCGACAGCGGCGTCAATGCCTCCCTGGAAAGTCTGGTCATGAACGACGAAATTATCGGCATGATCCGCCAGATAGGCAAGGGCATCAACACCGAGGACGAATACCTGGCCCTGGACCTCATAGACAAGATCGGCCCCGGCGGGGAGTACCTTACTTCAGAGCATACACTGACTCATTACAAGGACTGGTTTCAGCCGAGGCTCCAGGACCGCTCCGATTACGAAACATGGGTGCGCGAAGGCAAAAAGACCATGAATGATCGCATCAAGGAAGAAACTGAGCGCATTCTGCAGGAGCACCAGCCCGAGCCCATTGACGACAAGCTCCAGAAGGAACTGGAAAAGATTATTGATGCCGCTGAACAGAGGCACTCCAAGTAG
- a CDS encoding cobalamin B12-binding domain-containing protein, with the protein MSEKLGKIADGLLHGKIDEVGELTQELINDGMDPEEILQKGLFAGMDIVGKKFRDCEMFIPEVLRSAKAMHAAMEKLRPVLSEESSSKAGTVIMVTVQGDLHDIGKNLAGMMMEGAGFNVIDMGIDRKTEDIVEMVKKEKPQILGLSALLTTTMPKMGEVINALKEAGIRDQVKVIVGGAPVTDDFAQEIGADAYAPNASIGTEKALELVKG; encoded by the coding sequence ATGTCTGAGAAATTAGGTAAAATAGCCGACGGACTGCTGCACGGTAAAATTGACGAGGTTGGAGAGCTGACCCAGGAACTTATAAACGACGGAATGGACCCTGAAGAAATTCTGCAGAAGGGCCTTTTTGCAGGCATGGATATTGTCGGAAAGAAATTCAGGGACTGCGAAATGTTTATCCCGGAAGTCCTGCGTTCAGCCAAGGCCATGCACGCAGCCATGGAAAAGCTGCGCCCGGTGCTCTCCGAGGAATCCAGCTCCAAGGCCGGTACAGTGATCATGGTCACCGTCCAGGGCGACCTGCACGACATCGGCAAGAACCTGGCCGGCATGATGATGGAAGGGGCCGGATTCAACGTCATCGACATGGGCATTGACCGCAAGACCGAAGACATCGTGGAAATGGTCAAAAAGGAAAAGCCCCAGATTCTGGGACTGTCCGCCCTTCTGACAACCACCATGCCCAAGATGGGCGAGGTCATAAACGCCCTCAAGGAAGCCGGCATCCGCGACCAGGTCAAGGTCATCGTGGGCGGAGCCCCGGTAACCGACGACTTTGCCCAGGAAATCGGGGCCGATGCATACGCCCCCAATGCCTCCATCGGAACCGAAAAAGCCCTGGAGCTGGTCAAGGGATAG
- a CDS encoding YitT family protein: protein MSSYLLRFTYTIWWNLLLIALGSVIFAIALKGIMVHHKFIPGGAFGVSLLTYYSTPVISAGVLYFLINIPLFVLGWLYVSRRFFGYSLFAMVVATLAYEGISIDLGIQDQLYAAIAAGAMGGFGCGIVLRSLGSNGGLDVIAIMLNQKFNFGIGKFYFVFNFFLFSISLLILDIDLVIASLILVFIMSYIVEYTLSMFNNRKLVLVISDKNEEIAEDLMHRLKIGTTFLRGRGGYTGQDKNIIMAITNNIMLKRLEQAVFSVDPQAIFIVENTFSVLGTSFSQRKIY from the coding sequence ATGTCCTCGTATCTTCTAAGATTTACTTATACCATCTGGTGGAACCTTCTGCTTATTGCCCTAGGTTCTGTAATCTTTGCCATAGCCCTCAAGGGGATAATGGTACATCACAAGTTTATTCCCGGTGGGGCATTCGGGGTAAGCCTTCTTACATATTATTCCACGCCTGTAATCTCTGCGGGGGTGCTTTATTTTCTGATCAATATCCCTCTTTTTGTCCTGGGCTGGCTTTATGTGAGCCGCAGGTTTTTCGGTTACAGCCTTTTTGCCATGGTGGTGGCAACTCTGGCATATGAAGGGATCAGCATAGACCTGGGTATCCAGGACCAGTTGTATGCGGCCATCGCCGCAGGGGCCATGGGAGGGTTCGGCTGCGGCATTGTCCTCAGGTCCCTGGGATCCAACGGCGGGCTGGACGTAATAGCCATCATGCTTAATCAGAAATTTAATTTTGGAATCGGAAAATTTTATTTTGTCTTCAACTTCTTTTTGTTTTCAATAAGTCTTCTGATCCTGGACATTGATCTGGTGATTGCTTCACTTATTCTTGTATTCATCATGTCCTATATCGTGGAATACACATTAAGCATGTTCAACAACAGAAAGCTGGTGCTGGTGATTTCAGATAAAAACGAAGAAATTGCAGAAGACCTGATGCACAGGCTGAAGATCGGGACGACTTTTTTAAGGGGAAGAGGGGGGTATACCGGTCAGGACAAGAATATAATCATGGCCATAACCAACAATATCATGCTCAAGCGACTTGAGCAGGCCGTTTTTTCCGTGGACCCGCAGGCCATATTCATAGTGGAAAACACCTTCAGCGTACTGGGGACGAGTTTCAGCCAGCGCAAGATATATTGA
- a CDS encoding hydantoinase/oxoprolinase N-terminal domain-containing protein: MTQSRLSTRNPADGRDIPKSGRDYVVGIDTGGTYTDGVLMDYGTREVLASAKTLTTYDDLTRGIIDVLHKIDIDAPSRVKLVGISSTLATNFIAEGNTKPVGLILMGYDQDLIESYGLDSRFATGNYAYFQGGHNAQGEEQSPPDLEGIKNWLKDQQGRLEALAISSYFSPLNPEHEEQAMQAVREVTDIPVVLGHQLSTQLDSIKRATTASLNASLVAVMHEFIQAVKASLKDLGIKAPLMIVKGDGSLMPYTEAARKPVETILSGPAASSIGGRFLSGLDSALVVDVGGTTTDMALIENGNITVSGHGARVGLMETSVQAARIRTVCIGCDSRISINSAKEFQVGPNRVVPLSRLAAMYPEVLQELENLGRGRDCSKSQSDIEYWFQAREVDPDDPVLEHPAKKAVLDLVAQRPLTLHSLLKKMRVNHLVQLNVEDLLQKRIIGVSTLTPTDLLHVRGELDLDSQEASRAAFKYICGLYGLEAKEFNSRIMDHIVAEMTREAFIFLARQGQEDLPEDLDGTWSRWLFQEGLLQNDAYMGISLTSRFPLIGIGAPAEIFVSRVARKLNARFELPRCPGVANAVGAVAGSVIVDKEALVFLQESDSSRSYIVQFEGEKSSYAEMEEALAYAEKTVKRAARWSAEESGAEEPMVSARKNIEGTLHRVQARAVGNPSLSEQFG, encoded by the coding sequence ATGACACAATCCAGATTAAGCACCCGCAATCCCGCAGACGGACGGGACATCCCCAAGTCCGGCCGGGATTACGTGGTGGGCATTGATACCGGGGGCACCTACACCGACGGGGTGCTCATGGACTACGGCACCAGGGAGGTTCTGGCTTCAGCCAAGACCCTGACCACATATGACGACCTGACCCGGGGCATAATTGATGTCCTGCACAAAATTGACATTGATGCCCCTTCCAGGGTCAAGCTGGTGGGCATCTCCAGCACCCTGGCTACAAATTTCATCGCCGAGGGTAACACCAAGCCTGTGGGCCTGATCCTCATGGGTTACGACCAGGATCTCATTGAAAGCTACGGCCTGGACTCCAGGTTCGCCACCGGCAATTACGCCTATTTTCAGGGCGGTCACAACGCCCAGGGCGAAGAACAGTCCCCCCCGGACCTGGAGGGCATAAAGAACTGGCTCAAAGACCAGCAGGGCCGGCTGGAGGCCCTGGCCATTTCCAGCTATTTCAGTCCATTGAACCCTGAGCACGAAGAACAGGCCATGCAGGCTGTACGCGAAGTTACAGACATCCCGGTGGTCCTGGGGCATCAGCTGTCCACCCAGCTTGATTCCATAAAAAGAGCCACCACGGCATCTCTAAATGCCTCCCTGGTGGCGGTGATGCATGAATTCATCCAGGCTGTTAAGGCCTCCCTCAAGGACCTGGGCATCAAGGCCCCGCTCATGATAGTCAAGGGGGACGGATCACTTATGCCCTACACCGAGGCCGCCCGCAAGCCGGTGGAAACCATCCTGTCCGGCCCGGCGGCAAGCAGCATAGGGGGACGATTTCTCTCCGGCCTGGATTCGGCCCTGGTGGTGGACGTCGGCGGAACCACAACTGATATGGCCCTGATTGAAAACGGCAACATTACTGTATCCGGACACGGGGCCCGGGTGGGCCTCATGGAGACTTCTGTCCAGGCTGCCCGCATCCGCACAGTGTGTATCGGCTGCGACAGCCGCATAAGCATCAACTCGGCCAAGGAGTTTCAGGTGGGTCCAAACCGCGTGGTCCCTCTGTCCCGCCTCGCTGCAATGTATCCGGAAGTGCTGCAGGAACTGGAAAACCTGGGCCGGGGGCGAGACTGCAGCAAAAGCCAGTCCGATATTGAATACTGGTTCCAGGCCCGTGAGGTGGACCCGGATGATCCCGTTCTGGAGCATCCGGCTAAAAAAGCAGTGCTGGATCTTGTTGCACAAAGGCCTTTGACCCTGCACAGCCTTCTCAAGAAGATGCGCGTGAACCATCTGGTACAGCTCAATGTGGAAGACCTGCTCCAGAAAAGAATCATCGGCGTATCCACCCTGACCCCCACGGATCTTCTGCATGTCCGGGGCGAACTGGACCTGGACAGCCAGGAAGCCTCCAGGGCTGCCTTTAAGTATATCTGCGGGCTGTACGGACTGGAGGCCAAGGAATTCAACTCCAGGATCATGGACCACATTGTGGCTGAAATGACCAGGGAGGCTTTTATTTTCCTGGCCAGGCAGGGACAGGAAGACCTGCCGGAAGACCTGGACGGCACCTGGTCCAGGTGGCTTTTTCAGGAAGGACTGCTGCAAAACGATGCCTACATGGGGATAAGCCTGACCAGCCGTTTTCCCCTCATCGGCATCGGGGCCCCTGCGGAAATCTTCGTCAGCAGAGTAGCCCGAAAACTGAACGCCCGCTTTGAGCTTCCCAGATGTCCCGGAGTGGCCAATGCCGTGGGAGCGGTAGCCGGCTCGGTAATTGTGGACAAGGAAGCTCTTGTGTTTTTGCAGGAATCCGATTCTTCCAGATCCTACATTGTCCAGTTCGAGGGGGAAAAAAGCTCTTATGCGGAAATGGAAGAGGCCCTGGCCTACGCAGAAAAAACAGTCAAAAGAGCTGCCAGGTGGTCCGCAGAGGAATCCGGCGCGGAAGAACCAATGGTAAGCGCCAGAAAAAACATCGAAGGCACCCTGCACCGGGTACAGGCCCGCGCGGTAGGCAACCCCAGCCTTTCAGAGCAGTTCGGATAG
- the metK gene encoding methionine adenosyltransferase: MIGSQGKYFFTSESVSEGHPDKVSDYISDAVLDALLENDSESRVACETLVTTGMVFIAGEITSQGYADLPSIVRETVKDIGYNSSDMGFDWETCAVISSIDKQSPDIAQGVERKSPEEQGAGDQGMMFGYACTETDALMPAPIHYAHKLSRRLAFVRKKKVLDFLRPDGKTQVGLEYENGRPKRIDNVVVSAQHDPNIAYQDLSDAIKKEVIFHTLPPELMDEKTKIYINTTGRFVVGGPMGDCGLCGRKIINDTYGGMAAHGGGAFSGKDPSKVDRSGAYMARYVAKNVVAAGLAERCQVQIAYCIGLAEPVSVLATSMGTGQVDDETLTKAVREVFDLRPYFIIKRLDLKRPIYQMTTNYGHFGREKPEFTWEKIDAAADLKTACKL, translated from the coding sequence ATGATAGGATCACAAGGCAAGTATTTTTTCACCTCGGAGTCTGTATCCGAGGGACACCCGGACAAGGTATCCGACTATATATCGGATGCGGTCCTGGACGCCCTTCTGGAGAATGACTCCGAATCCAGGGTGGCCTGCGAGACCCTGGTCACCACCGGCATGGTCTTCATCGCCGGGGAGATCACCTCCCAGGGCTACGCCGATCTGCCAAGCATTGTCCGGGAGACGGTCAAGGACATCGGCTACAACAGCTCGGACATGGGTTTTGACTGGGAGACCTGCGCGGTTATCTCATCCATAGACAAGCAGTCCCCGGACATCGCCCAGGGCGTGGAGAGAAAGTCCCCCGAGGAGCAGGGGGCGGGAGACCAGGGCATGATGTTTGGCTATGCCTGCACCGAAACCGACGCTCTCATGCCTGCGCCCATTCACTACGCCCACAAGCTCAGCCGCAGGCTGGCCTTTGTGCGCAAGAAAAAAGTCCTGGACTTTCTGCGTCCCGACGGCAAGACCCAGGTGGGCCTGGAGTATGAAAACGGCAGGCCCAAGCGCATCGACAACGTGGTGGTCTCGGCCCAGCATGACCCAAACATCGCCTACCAGGACCTGTCCGATGCCATCAAGAAGGAAGTGATTTTTCACACCCTGCCCCCGGAGCTTATGGATGAGAAGACCAAGATATACATCAACACCACCGGGCGCTTCGTGGTGGGAGGTCCCATGGGGGACTGCGGCCTTTGCGGACGCAAGATAATAAACGACACCTACGGCGGCATGGCCGCTCACGGCGGGGGGGCCTTTTCGGGCAAGGATCCTTCCAAGGTGGACCGTTCCGGGGCCTACATGGCCCGCTACGTGGCCAAGAATGTGGTAGCCGCCGGCCTGGCCGAGCGCTGCCAGGTGCAGATAGCCTACTGCATCGGCCTGGCCGAGCCTGTCTCGGTACTGGCCACCTCCATGGGCACCGGGCAGGTGGATGACGAGACCTTGACCAAGGCGGTGCGCGAGGTATTCGACCTGCGCCCTTATTTTATCATAAAACGCCTGGACCTCAAGCGTCCCATCTACCAGATGACCACCAACTACGGCCATTTCGGCCGGGAAAAGCCGGAATTCACCTGGGAAAAAATAGATGCGGCAGCGGACCTCAAAACAGCCTGCAAGCTGTAA
- a CDS encoding 4Fe-4S binding protein: MKVLRTPNMERCIGCYSCSLACARNVYKSLSWKRAGIQIRSSGGISTGFEARVCLACDPAACAAACPTEALRQRPGGGVFFKQNRCINCAECSKACPVGAIYFDPVRETPVLCIHCGRCVSYCPHECLEMVDTAKEKK, translated from the coding sequence GTGAAGGTATTAAGAACCCCAAATATGGAAAGATGCATAGGGTGCTACTCATGCTCCCTGGCATGCGCCAGGAATGTATACAAATCCCTGTCCTGGAAAAGAGCTGGCATTCAGATACGCTCATCCGGCGGAATCAGCACGGGTTTCGAAGCCAGGGTATGCCTGGCCTGCGATCCTGCTGCCTGCGCAGCGGCCTGCCCCACCGAGGCCCTGCGTCAAAGACCCGGCGGAGGTGTTTTCTTCAAGCAAAATAGATGCATCAACTGCGCAGAGTGCTCCAAAGCCTGTCCCGTGGGTGCCATATACTTTGATCCCGTGAGGGAAACGCCGGTGCTCTGCATCCACTGCGGCAGGTGCGTTTCTTACTGTCCCCACGAATGCCTGGAAATGGTGGATACCGCCAAGGAGAAAAAATAA
- a CDS encoding nitroreductase family protein translates to MNIYEMVARSRSYRRFYENYKVSMETLTSLVDLSRLTPSAANLQPLRYIISNDPVTNGSIFETLTWAAYLKDWPGPSEGERPSAYIVILGEKKHSKTAAWDMGIAAQTIMLGATEAGLGGCIVGSIKKEALSEALQVPDELEVLLVLALGKPKEMVLLETLKPGQDIKYWRDSRKVHHVPKRPLEEVLIKSFERQEEQ, encoded by the coding sequence ATGAACATTTACGAAATGGTGGCCCGCTCCAGGAGCTATCGCCGCTTTTACGAGAACTACAAGGTCAGTATGGAGACCCTGACTTCCCTGGTTGATCTGAGCAGGCTTACTCCGTCTGCGGCCAACCTGCAGCCACTCAGGTACATCATCAGCAATGATCCTGTAACCAACGGGTCCATATTCGAAACCCTGACCTGGGCAGCATACCTCAAGGACTGGCCCGGTCCGTCAGAAGGAGAAAGGCCCTCGGCCTACATAGTGATCCTGGGAGAAAAGAAACATTCCAAGACCGCTGCCTGGGACATGGGCATAGCCGCCCAGACCATCATGCTGGGTGCAACAGAGGCCGGTCTGGGGGGCTGCATTGTAGGCTCCATCAAGAAGGAAGCCCTGTCTGAAGCCCTGCAGGTCCCTGATGAACTGGAAGTCCTCCTGGTCCTGGCCCTGGGCAAGCCCAAGGAAATGGTCCTTTTGGAAACCCTGAAGCCCGGACAGGACATCAAGTACTGGCGGGACAGCAGAAAAGTGCACCACGTACCCAAAAGGCCCCTGGAGGAAGTACTGATAAAAAGCTTTGAAAGACAGGAAGAACAGTAG